The nucleotide sequence GTGCCTGGGAATTATGCCAGTCACCAATAGAGATGTACTTCAAAATTCTAAATCGATGAATTTGAAAGTCTAAGTTTTCGACATAACAATTTGAATCAAACAAGATTTTGAAAATCTGGGGCCAGAAAATCTTGCGCCAGTATCCAGGTTTAACGTCCAGTTGAGGAACATACAACCTTCTAATCTCATGGGAGGCGAATCCTAGTGCCAGAGAAAAAGTACTGACACCAACCACTAAATTTCTGGCACTCAGAATTGTGCTGACATCTTTTTCAAGGCTAGAAGACTGGATTCTTAGATCTGGAAATCGCTGCTTAAGTTGAGTGATACAGGGATTGCTGAAATCATTTTGGGTGACAATTAAAATATCTTTAAAACCAAATTCATGAATGATCTTCAGATAGAAACTAAGGGGAGGCTGAACATAGGTGTTATGAACGTTCCGTCCGTTGAAAATATCACCAGATCGAATATGTATTACCAGAGTTTCATCACCGACTGAAGTGTCTTTCTGATAGTTAATTAGTGGAAAAATCTGGTTTTTCAGAATGTTTCTATAATCAGCCAGACTAAGTAAAAATGGAAAGCAGTCATATTGATAAAAAAAATTCCTCACCAGAGAGCTTTGAATTGAAGAGGAAGTATGACTGAACTGTTGAGCTAAATCATTGAACAGAATTGTGGAACTTGAGAGATCAAGATAGGGCAATTTATCTGGAACAAATGGATGAGTAGAAAATCCTGCTTTTACTCGCAGAAATTTATGTTCAGGGACATAGAGCGGCGAATTTATTTTGTCTGCTATGTAACGGGCATTCGCTATCTGGATCATGTTATTTCCAAGCTCACCCAACCAATCTTTAAGATATACAGATCTGTCCAGATACCGGATCCAGAATAATATTTTTATGGGACGCAAAAAAATCAGGGAAAAAACCTGGATGATTAGAGCTAATTTTCTGAATTGATTCATTGCTCTCAGTTAAATTCATCTCAACAATCAATCATCAGATGTGTCAAGCCAGAGGAACAAGTTGCCATTTTTTCTTTTGGTAAAAAACGCCTCGATTGACCTTTTCCTGGCTGATAACATCAAATGCAAGTGACTCATAGGCATCTAATGAGTAAAGTGCTCCATCCTTTAAGGCAATATTTAGAACATAAGCTCCTGGCAACAGTCCCAGTGCCGGGAAATAGGCTTGCAGCTCATATTTCCCAGGGGATACCTCAAACGTCTGATGATCGTACTCCTGGCTCATGTGCACCATCAGGCTGTTGTCTCTGGCAGGCTGATAGATAGATAGGAAAAAACCAAGATTGCTTAATGGTTTATGTACATTGCAGGCAACGCAAAAGTATAGTTCCTGTCCGCTGTTGGGAACTTCAACGATATTACCCTCTGTGTCCTTAAAGTAAATTCCGGTGATATCAGCACCTGCACTTTCCAGGTCGCTGACTGCTGGTAGAAACAGGGGCAGAGACCTTTGGCTACTTTTTGTTGGAATCAGTTCTTGCTCGTATTGATCCATGATGGAACGAGCATCCCCACAGGCGACAACGTGTCCTTTGGACAGATAGACAGCCGTTGTACAGATGTTCAAAATACCTTGAAAGAAGTGACTGACAACAATAAAGGAAGTGCCCTGCTTGCGCAATTCAGCCAGTTTGCGATCGCACTTTAAGCGAAATCGGATATCGCCGACGGACAACACCTCATCAATGAGCAAAATGTCAGGTTCAGTGTGAATGGCGCAGGCAAACCCAAGCCGTGCTGCCATACCGGAACTGTAGCTATGCACAGGAGAATCAAGGGCTTCGCCAATTTCAGCAAACTCTACAACAGCGTCAAACCGCTGTTTAATTTCCTGGGTTGTCAGTCCCAGAACAGACATGTTGGCGTAAATATTTTCCCGTCCAGTCAGGATGGGGTTGAACCCTGCTCCCAGCGCAATCAAGGGGGCAACCCGTCCTCTGACCTTGACCATGCCAGTATCCGGTTTGATGATGCCACTGACAATTCTCAGCAAGGTGGTTTTGCCACTTCCATTGGCTCCCACTAAACCGAGTGCTTCTCCGCGCCGCAACTGCATTTTGACCTGGTTGAGTGCCCAAAATTCCTGCGGTCGCAGCCTGTCCCTGCCACTGTTTAATCCCACCAGTTCCGAACTGATGTCCTGCAAACCATAGAACAGCGATCGCTTTAAGCTGCGGCAAAACTTCTTGGAAACCCCTTCCACAGAAAGAACGATTTCATCATCCAGGGCGGTAGCTACAGAACCCTCTGAAATTGATGCCATCATGCACTCATCCTCTCAATCACAAAGGGCATGGCAATCCGATAGAATAACCAGCCGAACAAAAGTCCTCCAATGGCAATTCCACTCATGATCCAGAACCCCTCAGGGTTGGACACAATGCCAGTGGTTGCCAGATCTCTAATCGTTACCAGCAGAGGGGTAACCGGGTTCAGTTGAACCAGGGCAGCAAAGGTTCCCTGTTGAGGCACTGGATAAATAACCGGGGTCAGAAACAGCCATAATCCTAATGCCAGTGACAGTCCCCTTGAGATGTCTTCGTAGAGGGCAGCAATTGGAGCCAGAATCAGCCCAATCCCAGTTCCCAGAGCAATCAGGTGAATGAGGGCAACGGGTGCCAGAATCACCGTCCAGGCCACAGGCATCTTGAACCAGAAGAACAAACCTACAATCAGAATCAGCTTGATGCCAAAGTTAAAGAAAACCTGCCCCAACTGGGACAGAATAATGGCCTCCCGCGGAAAGTTGATGCGGGATAGCATGGGTTTAGCTGTACCCACGGCATGAATAGGACTGTTGACTGAATCTGTAAACGTCTGCCACAGTGCCACACTGAACATAACGTAAGCAGGATAGGGCAGATTGGTTTCGCCTATATTTAAGATTTTGGCGTTGTTCGCCAGGGTCAATCCAGCCGCTGTAGCGATCGCTGGCACAAATGCCCAAAAAATTCCCAGAAAGGACTGGCGGTATTGGGCGCTGATATCCCTCACCAGCAACCGCCATGCCAGTTCTCGTGATGCCAGCAGGTCGCGTCCCATCTCGCGCAACAACCGCAGGGGATGCCTTAACCGACTCTCTGGAGTGTAAATGACTTCGGGCAGATGCTGGCGCTGCTCCTGCATAAAGGGTTTTCTCATCAAGCTAACGTCGCAAGGCTATTTCAATCTGCATCAATCAACTGCTCAAAAATTGCTCCTTTCAAGGTGCTTCCGTCAGGATACTTCAACATCTTTACAAAATGTATGATTCAGTGTGCCGCATTCTTATCTCACTGCAAACTACCGGCAACGCTACTATTAATCCCATCCCTTCACCAAAAATTCACTATCTCTCTTTAAGGCATTGCTGGATCTGGGTATGAATTAGAGCGTGTATGAATTGAAACTTCGTTCCAATTCATACTGCTATTCAGCAGCGCCCTCTTTAATCACTCTTGAAGAAGATAAATTCTGAGGATACTGCGTTTCTACAGCCCTGCCTGGAAATGCCAGATGGGACATGAGGCAGAGCCTCCTGTCGTTCGTTACAAGGCAGAGCCTCATAACGAGGGAAAAGAGCTTCTTAACGAGGGAAATAAACTTTGTGTCCTTTGTGTCTTTGTGGTGAAAACCCTCTGCCCCAATGTACTAAGCAAACAGATCAAAAACTGGAATACGAAAACCTGGCAGAGTGGTTTGGGTACTGGCAGTCTCCGTTTCGTTCAATACCAGCCATTGCTCTGAAGTAACGATCATGACCAGGCGATTTTCAGGAAA is from Leptothermofonsia sichuanensis E412 and encodes:
- a CDS encoding ABC transporter ATP-binding protein gives rise to the protein MMASISEGSVATALDDEIVLSVEGVSKKFCRSLKRSLFYGLQDISSELVGLNSGRDRLRPQEFWALNQVKMQLRRGEALGLVGANGSGKTTLLRIVSGIIKPDTGMVKVRGRVAPLIALGAGFNPILTGRENIYANMSVLGLTTQEIKQRFDAVVEFAEIGEALDSPVHSYSSGMAARLGFACAIHTEPDILLIDEVLSVGDIRFRLKCDRKLAELRKQGTSFIVVSHFFQGILNICTTAVYLSKGHVVACGDARSIMDQYEQELIPTKSSQRSLPLFLPAVSDLESAGADITGIYFKDTEGNIVEVPNSGQELYFCVACNVHKPLSNLGFFLSIYQPARDNSLMVHMSQEYDHQTFEVSPGKYELQAYFPALGLLPGAYVLNIALKDGALYSLDAYESLAFDVISQEKVNRGVFYQKKKWQLVPLA
- a CDS encoding ABC transporter permease, which codes for MRKPFMQEQRQHLPEVIYTPESRLRHPLRLLREMGRDLLASRELAWRLLVRDISAQYRQSFLGIFWAFVPAIATAAGLTLANNAKILNIGETNLPYPAYVMFSVALWQTFTDSVNSPIHAVGTAKPMLSRINFPREAIILSQLGQVFFNFGIKLILIVGLFFWFKMPVAWTVILAPVALIHLIALGTGIGLILAPIAALYEDISRGLSLALGLWLFLTPVIYPVPQQGTFAALVQLNPVTPLLVTIRDLATTGIVSNPEGFWIMSGIAIGGLLFGWLFYRIAMPFVIERMSA